In one window of Haloimpatiens sp. FM7315 DNA:
- a CDS encoding indolepyruvate oxidoreductase subunit beta, with protein sequence MSEIKSVLFVGVGGQGTILASKTLAEGLMKNGYDVKMSEVHGMAQRGGSVTTQVRFGEKVYSPLIEKGKADVIVAFEKSEAARWIPYLKKDGYIVVNDYEIYPVPVLIGQEKYPENVLDELRRVVDNKIIMNASKMAEELGTIKAQNIILLGALIKALKLDNLNWEKILEESLPAKIVDINKKAIKLGMETV encoded by the coding sequence ATGTCAGAAATAAAAAGTGTTTTATTTGTCGGTGTTGGTGGCCAAGGAACAATATTAGCTTCAAAGACTTTGGCAGAAGGACTTATGAAAAATGGATATGATGTTAAGATGTCTGAAGTCCATGGAATGGCTCAAAGAGGTGGCAGTGTTACAACTCAAGTAAGATTTGGAGAAAAGGTTTATTCTCCTTTGATTGAAAAAGGAAAAGCTGATGTTATTGTAGCTTTTGAAAAAAGTGAAGCTGCAAGGTGGATTCCTTATTTGAAAAAAGATGGCTATATAGTTGTAAATGATTATGAAATTTATCCTGTACCTGTTTTAATAGGTCAAGAAAAATATCCGGAAAATGTTTTAGATGAATTAAGACGTGTAGTAGATAACAAAATCATAATGAATGCATCAAAAATGGCAGAGGAACTTGGGACTATAAAAGCTCAAAATATAATTTTATTAGGTGCTTTAATAAAGGCATTAAAACTTGATAACTTAAACTGGGAAAAAATATTAGAGGAAAGCTTACCAGCTAAAATAGTAGATATTAACAAAAAGGCTATTAAACTTGGTATGGAAACGGTATAG
- a CDS encoding phosphate butyryltransferase, producing MSVAVAQDKVVLEAVTKAVKLGIVDVILVGDEEKIVEICEKENYSLDNIRIIDQKDTVKAAAKAVELVTNGQAHYIMKGLLGTAQLLKAVLNKEANLRLGGLLSHVMVYEVPNYSKLLFLTDGGMVPYPELNEKILIIKNAVKIAHALNIENPKVAPLCAVEVVNPSMQATIDAASLTQMNRRGQIKGCIIDGPLALDNAISKEAAKHKGIESEVAGDADILLVPSIEAGNLLGKSLTYFSGAENAGIIVGAKCPVVLVSRADSAKSKLYSIALGALTVE from the coding sequence ATGTCTGTTGCTGTAGCTCAAGATAAAGTTGTATTAGAGGCTGTTACAAAAGCAGTAAAACTAGGTATAGTAGACGTTATATTAGTTGGTGATGAGGAAAAAATAGTTGAAATATGTGAGAAAGAGAACTATAGCCTTGATAATATAAGAATAATTGACCAAAAGGACACTGTAAAAGCTGCAGCAAAAGCAGTAGAGCTAGTAACTAATGGACAGGCACACTATATAATGAAAGGTCTTCTTGGTACAGCACAGTTATTAAAAGCAGTTCTAAACAAAGAGGCTAATTTGAGACTTGGAGGACTTCTATCTCATGTAATGGTATATGAAGTTCCTAATTATTCAAAATTATTATTCCTTACAGATGGGGGAATGGTACCTTATCCTGAATTAAATGAAAAGATTCTTATTATAAAAAATGCAGTGAAAATTGCACATGCTCTTAATATAGAAAACCCTAAAGTAGCACCTCTTTGTGCTGTAGAGGTTGTTAATCCATCAATGCAAGCAACTATTGATGCTGCATCTTTAACACAAATGAACAGAAGAGGTCAGATAAAAGGCTGTATTATAGACGGACCTTTAGCCCTTGATAATGCTATATCAAAAGAAGCTGCAAAACATAAGGGAATAGAAAGTGAAGTTGCAGGTGATGCAGATATTCTTTTAGTTCCAAGTATTGAAGCAGGTAATTTACTTGGAAAATCTTTGACATATTTCTCAGGAGCTGAGAATGCAGGAATAATAGTAGGTGCTAAATGTCCTGTAGTTCTTGTTTCAAGAGCAGATAGTGCAAAATCTAAATTATATTCAATAGCCTTAGGTGCTTTAACTGTAGAATAA
- a CDS encoding spore germination protein has protein sequence MDFIGGDSIFGLIGNLKYNTKSNELKNTLEKYKLKKSLSNNINMFKDILKDDDTVVYRKFKNKDSSLDFCLVFINGMTDRKTINESIIYSITEGKLNYCEENFLDELVEKIIIADDVKKTEVVEDLTQNLFYGESILLIEGFDEGIIINTKGWKDRSLSEPLSETIVKGPREGFNESIITNISLVRRKINSTSLKFKFRQLGVRTRTKICIAYVEGIANDKILSELEKRLDGIDIDGIFSTGVIQEFIGDNPLSPFRTVGTTERPDVIAAKLLEGRIAIFCDGSPVVLTVPFLFIEYFQVNEDYYDQYIYASINRILRIIAFIITVSTPSIYVASTVFHKEMIPTKLALSIYLAREGVPLPTVIECIVMLITFEIIREAGIRLPKHFGGAVSMVGALALGESAVNAKLVSAPMVIVVAFTGISGLVLYELKAAIIIIRSSFLLLSSVFGLYGFIFSVMGLLIHLMAIRSFGVPYMLKLTDLNTHNIVDTAIRLPWWYLKYRTKIISKDSIRINGNKGR, from the coding sequence ATGGATTTTATTGGGGGTGATAGTATTTTTGGCTTAATTGGTAATTTGAAATATAATACAAAAAGCAATGAGCTTAAAAACACTTTAGAAAAATATAAACTAAAAAAATCCTTATCTAATAATATAAATATGTTTAAAGATATATTAAAAGACGATGATACTGTGGTATATAGAAAGTTCAAAAATAAAGATTCTTCTCTAGACTTTTGCCTTGTGTTTATAAATGGTATGACTGATAGAAAGACTATAAATGAAAGTATAATTTATTCTATTACAGAGGGTAAATTAAATTATTGTGAGGAAAACTTTTTAGATGAACTAGTTGAAAAAATAATAATTGCAGATGATGTAAAGAAAACTGAAGTAGTAGAAGACTTAACTCAAAACTTGTTTTATGGAGAGTCTATTCTTTTAATAGAAGGGTTTGATGAAGGTATAATCATAAACACTAAAGGCTGGAAGGATAGATCTTTATCAGAACCTCTCTCAGAGACAATTGTCAAAGGCCCTAGAGAGGGATTTAATGAATCCATAATTACAAACATATCTCTCGTAAGAAGGAAAATCAACTCAACTAGTTTGAAGTTTAAATTTAGGCAATTAGGAGTAAGAACTAGAACTAAAATATGTATAGCTTATGTTGAAGGCATAGCCAATGATAAGATTCTAAGTGAACTTGAAAAAAGGCTAGACGGTATAGATATAGATGGTATTTTTTCTACGGGAGTTATTCAAGAATTTATAGGGGATAATCCCTTATCTCCCTTTAGAACAGTTGGAACTACTGAAAGGCCTGATGTAATTGCAGCTAAACTTTTAGAAGGCAGAATTGCAATATTTTGTGATGGATCACCAGTAGTTTTAACTGTTCCATTTTTATTTATCGAATATTTTCAGGTTAATGAAGATTATTATGATCAATATATTTATGCTTCAATAAATAGAATTTTGAGAATTATAGCCTTTATTATTACAGTAAGCACGCCATCTATTTATGTAGCAAGTACGGTTTTTCATAAGGAGATGATACCTACTAAATTGGCTTTAAGTATATATTTAGCTAGGGAAGGGGTACCACTTCCTACAGTAATAGAATGTATAGTAATGCTTATTACCTTTGAAATAATAAGAGAAGCTGGTATTAGGCTTCCTAAACATTTTGGAGGAGCTGTAAGTATGGTAGGGGCCTTAGCTTTAGGAGAATCTGCTGTAAATGCTAAACTTGTAAGTGCCCCTATGGTTATAGTAGTTGCATTTACAGGTATTTCTGGTTTGGTTTTATATGAGCTTAAAGCAGCAATAATTATTATAAGAAGCTCATTTTTATTATTATCATCAGTTTTTGGCTTATATGGGTTTATTTTTTCTGTAATGGGACTTTTAATTCATTTAATGGCAATAAGAAGTTTTGGAGTTCCTTATATGCTCAAACTAACTGACTTGAATACGCATAATATTGTAGATACTGCAATAAGGTTACCTTGGTGGTATTTAAAGTATAGAACAAAGATTATTTCTAAGGATTCAATTAGAATTAATGGAAATAAGGGGAGATAA
- a CDS encoding DUF523 domain-containing protein, which produces MILVSACLCGINCKYSGGNNIKEDILKLLKEGKAIPVCPEQLGGLKTPRMPSEIISGSGSDVLKGKAKVMNSKGVDLSFEFIKGAEETLKIAKIVGAKKAILKSNSPSCGFGFIYDGSFSGSRVKGNGVTAELLLENGIEVICDEE; this is translated from the coding sequence ATGATATTAGTTAGTGCTTGCCTTTGTGGAATTAACTGTAAATATTCTGGGGGAAATAATATAAAAGAGGATATTTTAAAGCTATTAAAAGAGGGGAAGGCTATACCAGTTTGTCCAGAACAATTAGGTGGACTTAAGACTCCAAGGATGCCCTCGGAAATTATTTCAGGTAGTGGCAGTGATGTTTTGAAAGGTAAAGCAAAGGTTATGAATTCCAAAGGTGTAGATTTAAGCTTTGAATTTATAAAGGGAGCAGAAGAAACCTTAAAAATAGCAAAAATTGTAGGTGCTAAAAAAGCTATTTTAAAAAGTAACAGTCCTTCCTGTGGTTTTGGATTTATATATGATGGTAGCTTTAGTGGAAGTAGGGTAAAGGGAAATGGGGTTACAGCAGAACTCCTTTTAGAAAACGGCATAGAAGTAATTTGTGATGAAGAATAA
- a CDS encoding endonuclease MutS2, translating to MNEKALRVLEYVKIKEIIKKYTCGGSAKDLIEKLTPYDNVYEVKEHLEETKEAYALLIRKGNPPFEGVYDIREAISLASKGASLMPLQLLRIAQVLRSSRRFKDYIFHKEDEEGYRVIEDICMGIVPLKDIEDKIFEAIIGEEEISDRASKKLYSIRKSLKEKTASVKDKVGSMVRGYSQYLQDNLYTMRGDRYVIPVRSEYKGQVPGLVHDQSSSGATLFIEPMGLVNLNNEIKELKLKEKAEIERILQELSNRVYSSIISVENNANIVCELDFIFAKAKFASEYNCTCPNVNEEGVIDLIEARHPLINKDIVIPNDIYLGREFTSLVITGPNTGGKTVTLKTVGLLEIMALSGIMIPVKDNSTIGFFKEVFADIGDEQSIEQSLSTFSSHMTNIVNIIDKADEESLALFDELGAGTDPTEGAALAVAILEELRGRKSKIVATTHYSELKGYALKTEGVENASVEFDVETLRPTYRLLIGVPGKSNAFEISRRLGLPDYIIKGSKERIATDSLQFEDLIQSLQEKSIKAERNARETEVLKLKAREAKESYDEKLYKLEKSKEKALINAQKQAKSLIKEAKEEADEILKNIRELERRGYSSDVRQKLEDERKRLKDKLEVAEDKINKGIIEDGDKLTKVEEGQEVFVPSLNQKVIVISKQENKNEVLVQAGILKINVKLEDLRAVKQTKEDKKINKANKKREAKLRVSCVSSSVDLRGMDSLEAVYTTDKYLDDAYLAGLSEVSIIHGKGTGVLRNTINDMLKRHSHVKSYRLGNYGEGGTGVTVVLLK from the coding sequence ATGAATGAGAAAGCCCTTAGGGTTTTAGAATATGTAAAGATAAAAGAAATAATAAAAAAATATACATGTGGAGGTTCTGCTAAGGATTTAATTGAAAAGTTGACTCCTTATGACAATGTATATGAGGTAAAAGAGCATCTTGAGGAAACTAAGGAAGCTTATGCACTTCTTATTCGAAAGGGAAATCCACCTTTTGAAGGAGTATATGATATTAGGGAAGCTATAAGCTTAGCATCAAAGGGAGCATCTCTTATGCCTTTGCAGCTTTTAAGGATTGCTCAGGTTTTAAGGTCCTCAAGAAGATTTAAAGATTACATATTTCATAAAGAAGATGAAGAAGGATATAGAGTTATAGAGGATATATGCATGGGTATAGTTCCCCTTAAAGATATAGAGGATAAAATCTTCGAGGCGATAATTGGTGAAGAAGAGATATCTGATAGAGCTAGTAAAAAATTATATTCTATTAGAAAGAGCTTAAAAGAGAAAACTGCTTCTGTAAAAGATAAGGTTGGATCTATGGTAAGAGGATATTCTCAGTATCTTCAAGATAATTTATACACAATGAGAGGGGATAGGTATGTTATTCCTGTTAGAAGTGAGTATAAAGGTCAGGTTCCGGGATTAGTTCATGATCAAAGTTCCTCAGGGGCTACTTTGTTTATAGAGCCTATGGGACTTGTTAATTTAAACAATGAAATAAAAGAATTGAAGCTAAAAGAGAAGGCTGAAATAGAAAGGATATTACAAGAACTATCAAATAGAGTTTATAGTTCTATAATTTCTGTTGAGAATAATGCAAATATAGTATGTGAGCTTGATTTTATATTTGCAAAAGCAAAGTTTGCAAGTGAGTACAATTGTACTTGTCCTAATGTAAATGAAGAAGGAGTAATAGATTTAATTGAGGCAAGACATCCTCTTATAAATAAAGATATAGTAATCCCAAATGATATATATTTAGGAAGGGAATTTACTTCTTTGGTTATAACAGGACCAAATACGGGAGGTAAAACAGTAACATTAAAAACTGTTGGCTTGTTAGAAATCATGGCTTTAAGCGGTATTATGATTCCTGTTAAAGACAATTCTACAATAGGATTTTTTAAAGAAGTTTTTGCAGATATTGGAGATGAGCAGAGTATTGAGCAAAGTCTTTCTACTTTCTCTTCTCATATGACTAATATAGTCAACATAATTGATAAGGCAGATGAAGAATCTCTTGCTTTATTTGACGAACTTGGAGCGGGAACTGATCCTACAGAAGGAGCTGCACTTGCAGTTGCAATATTAGAAGAACTTAGAGGAAGAAAAAGTAAAATTGTTGCAACTACTCACTATAGTGAATTAAAAGGATATGCTCTAAAAACTGAAGGGGTAGAAAACGCTTCTGTGGAGTTTGACGTAGAAACTTTAAGACCTACTTATAGGCTTTTAATTGGAGTGCCAGGAAAATCTAATGCCTTTGAAATTTCAAGGAGATTAGGATTACCGGATTATATTATAAAAGGTTCCAAAGAAAGAATTGCAACTGATTCTTTGCAATTTGAGGATTTAATTCAAAGTCTTCAGGAAAAAAGCATAAAAGCAGAGCGAAATGCAAGGGAAACAGAGGTTTTAAAACTAAAGGCTAGGGAAGCTAAAGAGAGCTATGATGAAAAATTATATAAGTTAGAAAAATCAAAGGAAAAAGCTTTAATAAATGCCCAAAAGCAAGCAAAATCTCTTATAAAGGAAGCAAAAGAAGAAGCAGATGAGATACTTAAAAATATAAGAGAACTTGAAAGAAGAGGGTATAGTTCTGATGTTAGACAAAAGTTAGAGGATGAGAGAAAAAGACTTAAAGACAAATTAGAGGTAGCTGAGGATAAAATAAATAAAGGCATAATTGAAGATGGAGACAAGTTAACAAAAGTAGAAGAAGGTCAAGAAGTATTTGTACCTTCATTAAATCAAAAGGTAATTGTAATATCTAAACAGGAGAATAAAAATGAGGTTTTGGTTCAAGCTGGAATTTTAAAGATAAATGTAAAGCTTGAAGACTTAAGAGCAGTAAAACAAACAAAAGAGGATAAAAAAATAAATAAGGCAAACAAAAAAAGAGAGGCTAAGCTAAGAGTAAGTTGTGTAAGTTCTTCTGTTGATTTAAGAGGAATGGATTCTTTAGAGGCAGTTTATACCACAGATAAATATTTAGATGATGCTTATTTAGCTGGACTTTCTGAGGTTAGTATAATACATGGAAAAGGCACAGGGGTTTTAAGAAACACCATAAATGATATGCTAAAAAGACATAGTCATGTAAAAAGCTATAGATTAGGAAATTATGGTGAAGGTGGAACAGGAGTTACTGTAGTTTTGCTTAAATAA
- a CDS encoding DUF3656 domain-containing protein has product MKKVELLAPAGSLESLYAAVNAGADAVYLGGCKFSARAYASNFNEENMKYVVSYCHVYKVKVYITVNTLIKEKEMPELIEYIGFLYKIGVDALIVQDMGAIKEIKRNYPDFEIHASTQMTIHNGEGAKFLKDLGIKRVVLSRELTLDEIKYISKDLNIETEVFIHGALCICYSGQCLMSSLIGGRSGNRGRCAQPCRLPYTLIDKISGKQEKAYMLSPKDICTLDFLEEIIKTGTSSLKIEGRMKRPEYVAGVVSIYRKAIDSIYEKGYLDKKEANKDRKTLLQLFNRQGFSDAYMFKNKGRDMMALDFPKNTGIFLGVVGKDSYVKLKENIELQDGVRVANDGFEVSKIIKDGREVEKAFVSDKVKLLKGKYKNGDELYKTKDASLLNELGDFYKNPYAKRIKLPLFVKFSVGENIELSTKINGISLKSKGSTVEKALKKPVSAEKIIENLSKTKDTPFEFEDIKFLSYDSGFIPISSINEVRRELIEKIYLNLDKNPERNVDKYFEINSKCGKLLEVNEVFNLVCVNNEEQLKAALEMDMKNICLDLFFKNSNINLEEFIKSKRGENQKIFLRIPNIIKEEFQFICDFIDKNIGNINGIVTGNLGIISKFKDKLPIIGDYKLNIFNGDSLDFYSECLNLCAISPELNKKDINDLLKNSKYSKDKIQFMLYGKLELMVSEYCPIGGTFGLKNSNKPCQGVCKYGKFYIKDRTSIEFPVLTDKFCRSHILNSVSNNLIPNLKELKAMGIKSFRLDFTDEDYEETKKVLKAFKEEKWVEKFEKYTRGHYKRGVE; this is encoded by the coding sequence ATAAAAAAAGTAGAATTATTAGCACCAGCTGGAAGTTTAGAGAGCTTATATGCAGCAGTTAATGCAGGGGCGGATGCAGTATACCTAGGTGGATGTAAATTTTCAGCCAGAGCTTATGCATCAAATTTTAATGAAGAAAATATGAAATACGTAGTAAGTTATTGTCATGTATACAAAGTTAAGGTTTACATAACAGTAAATACTCTTATAAAGGAAAAAGAAATGCCAGAGCTTATAGAGTATATAGGCTTTTTATATAAAATAGGAGTAGATGCTTTAATAGTTCAGGACATGGGAGCTATAAAGGAAATAAAGAGGAATTATCCTGATTTTGAAATACATGCCTCTACTCAGATGACTATTCATAATGGAGAGGGTGCAAAGTTTTTAAAAGATCTTGGAATTAAAAGAGTAGTTTTATCAAGAGAGTTAACTTTAGATGAAATTAAATACATATCAAAGGATTTAAATATAGAAACTGAAGTGTTTATTCATGGAGCCTTATGTATATGTTATTCAGGACAGTGTCTTATGAGCAGTTTAATAGGAGGAAGAAGTGGAAATCGCGGAAGATGTGCCCAGCCATGTAGACTCCCTTACACTCTTATAGATAAGATTTCAGGTAAACAGGAAAAAGCCTATATGCTAAGTCCAAAAGACATATGTACTCTTGATTTTTTAGAGGAGATTATAAAAACGGGAACATCTTCTTTGAAAATAGAAGGAAGAATGAAAAGACCTGAGTATGTAGCAGGAGTTGTAAGTATTTATAGAAAGGCTATAGATAGTATATATGAAAAGGGATATTTAGATAAGAAAGAAGCTAATAAGGATAGGAAAACCCTTCTTCAGCTTTTTAATAGACAAGGCTTTTCAGATGCATATATGTTTAAAAACAAAGGCCGAGATATGATGGCTTTAGATTTTCCTAAAAACACTGGAATCTTTTTAGGTGTTGTAGGAAAAGATTCTTATGTGAAGCTTAAAGAAAATATAGAGCTTCAAGATGGGGTTAGGGTAGCTAATGATGGCTTTGAAGTAAGCAAAATTATAAAAGATGGAAGAGAAGTTGAAAAAGCTTTTGTCTCCGATAAAGTTAAGTTACTTAAAGGCAAATATAAAAATGGAGATGAACTTTATAAAACCAAAGATGCAAGTCTTTTAAATGAGTTAGGTGATTTTTACAAAAACCCTTATGCAAAGAGAATAAAACTTCCTCTTTTTGTTAAGTTTTCAGTAGGTGAAAATATAGAATTAAGTACAAAAATCAATGGTATCAGCTTAAAATCAAAGGGAAGTACTGTTGAAAAGGCTTTAAAAAAACCAGTTAGCGCTGAAAAAATAATAGAAAATTTAAGTAAAACTAAGGATACACCTTTTGAATTTGAAGATATTAAATTTTTGTCCTATGATAGTGGATTTATTCCAATATCAAGTATAAATGAGGTTAGACGTGAATTAATTGAAAAGATTTATCTTAATTTAGACAAAAATCCTGAAAGAAATGTGGATAAATACTTTGAAATTAATTCTAAATGTGGAAAATTACTTGAAGTAAATGAGGTTTTCAATTTAGTATGTGTAAATAATGAAGAACAGTTGAAGGCTGCACTTGAAATGGATATGAAAAACATATGTTTAGATCTTTTCTTTAAAAATTCTAATATAAATTTAGAAGAGTTTATAAAATCTAAAAGAGGTGAGAATCAAAAAATATTTTTAAGAATACCAAACATAATAAAAGAAGAGTTTCAGTTTATATGTGATTTTATAGATAAAAACATTGGTAATATAAATGGAATTGTTACTGGCAATTTAGGTATTATATCTAAATTTAAAGATAAGCTTCCGATTATAGGTGATTATAAACTTAACATATTTAACGGAGATTCCTTAGATTTTTATAGTGAGTGTTTAAATTTATGCGCTATAAGTCCTGAATTAAATAAAAAAGATATAAATGATTTACTGAAAAATTCTAAATATAGCAAGGATAAAATTCAGTTTATGTTATATGGAAAACTTGAGCTTATGGTTAGTGAATACTGTCCTATAGGAGGTACTTTTGGCCTTAAAAATTCAAATAAGCCTTGTCAAGGGGTTTGCAAATATGGTAAATTTTATATTAAGGATAGAACTTCAATAGAATTTCCTGTTCTAACAGATAAATTCTGTAGAAGCCATATATTAAATAGTGTAAGCAACAATTTAATACCTAATTTAAAAGAGTTAAAAGCTATGGGAATTAAAAGCTTTAGATTGGATTTTACGGATGAAGATTATGAGGAAACTAAAAAAGTTCTAAAAGCTTTTAAAGAAGAAAAATGGGTGGAGAAGTTTGAAAAATACACAAGAGGTCACTATAAAAGAGGCGTAGAATAA
- a CDS encoding peptide ABC transporter substrate-binding protein produces the protein MKSKRLISLVLGVTLVFSTALLGCGSKETGGKSESNSKEALNMDKEQYLNLLMGEEPKILDVSVGNDDVSYQVLKEVTEGLTRLEQDKEGKDVLKPGAAEKWESNEDGTVWTFHLRDNKWSDGKKVTAKDFEYGIKRTLDPKVASGYAFLLSPIKGANEYNEGKGSKDEVGVKAVDDKTLQFTLKQPCSYFLGLTYFRVMLPQRQDLIEKYGEKYGTEAEKVAFCGPFTITKWTHSSEITLEKNKEYWDKDSVKLDKVSIRLVKDGNAALNSLYNDSIDCLEVGKPEWIDKLNATKKYNIVEGYNPDVSFEFYNTKDKLFKNANIRKALSLAIDREDMSKVIFHGKYEAGYGWCPPKVQLGPSDEYRKLAEEEPLKTLKEENKDPVVLFKKGLKELGMDEDPSKVTITVLYSGTDQNTRTTAEYEQQMYKKALGITVKAEYVDWGVFQKKINEFKYQIAGMIWGADYNDPSALFDLFLSDANMIPTGWENKEYDDIIKEARSNLDVKKRLELYKKAEKMLIADEAVVSPKVYTKRKIYVHKYVKNFMNPLFGVREFKYAYTEGRK, from the coding sequence TTGAAAAGTAAACGATTAATATCTTTAGTATTAGGAGTGACCTTAGTATTTTCTACAGCTTTATTAGGATGTGGCAGTAAGGAAACTGGTGGAAAATCTGAGTCAAATTCTAAAGAAGCATTGAATATGGATAAAGAACAGTATTTAAATTTATTAATGGGTGAAGAGCCAAAGATTCTGGATGTTTCAGTAGGTAATGACGATGTTTCTTATCAAGTATTGAAAGAAGTTACAGAAGGCTTAACTAGACTTGAACAGGATAAAGAAGGAAAGGATGTATTAAAGCCAGGAGCTGCAGAAAAATGGGAAAGTAATGAAGATGGAACAGTTTGGACATTTCACTTAAGAGACAATAAATGGTCTGATGGCAAGAAAGTTACAGCTAAGGATTTTGAATATGGTATAAAAAGAACACTTGACCCTAAAGTAGCTTCAGGTTATGCATTTTTATTATCTCCAATAAAAGGAGCAAATGAATACAATGAAGGAAAGGGTTCAAAGGATGAAGTTGGTGTAAAGGCTGTAGATGATAAAACTTTACAATTTACTTTAAAACAGCCTTGTTCTTATTTCTTAGGATTAACTTACTTTAGAGTAATGCTTCCTCAAAGACAAGACTTAATTGAAAAGTATGGAGAAAAATATGGCACTGAAGCTGAAAAGGTTGCATTTTGTGGACCATTTACAATTACTAAATGGACACATAGCAGTGAAATAACTCTTGAAAAGAACAAAGAGTATTGGGATAAAGATTCTGTAAAATTAGACAAGGTAAGCATTAGATTAGTAAAAGATGGAAATGCAGCTTTGAATTCTTTGTATAATGATTCTATAGACTGTTTAGAAGTAGGAAAACCAGAATGGATAGACAAGTTAAATGCTACTAAAAAATACAACATAGTAGAAGGTTACAATCCTGATGTAAGCTTTGAATTTTATAATACAAAGGATAAGTTGTTTAAAAATGCAAATATAAGAAAAGCATTATCCCTAGCTATAGATAGAGAAGATATGTCAAAGGTTATATTCCATGGTAAATATGAGGCTGGTTACGGTTGGTGTCCACCAAAGGTTCAATTAGGACCTTCAGATGAGTATAGAAAACTAGCAGAGGAGGAGCCACTTAAAACATTAAAAGAAGAAAATAAAGATCCAGTTGTACTATTTAAAAAAGGATTAAAGGAATTGGGAATGGATGAAGACCCTTCAAAGGTAACTATTACTGTTTTATATTCTGGAACAGATCAAAACACTAGAACTACTGCAGAGTATGAGCAGCAAATGTATAAAAAAGCTTTAGGAATAACTGTAAAAGCTGAGTATGTTGATTGGGGTGTATTCCAAAAGAAAATTAATGAGTTTAAGTACCAAATTGCTGGAATGATTTGGGGTGCGGATTACAATGATCCAAGTGCTTTATTTGATTTATTCCTTTCAGATGCTAACATGATACCAACAGGATGGGAAAATAAGGAATATGATGACATAATAAAAGAAGCAAGATCTAATTTAGATGTTAAAAAGAGATTAGAGCTTTATAAAAAAGCAGAAAAGATGCTTATTGCAGATGAAGCTGTTGTATCACCTAAGGTTTATACAAAGAGAAAGATATATGTTCATAAATACGTTAAGAATTTTATGAATCCATTATTTGGAGTAAGAGAATTTAAATACGCATATACTGAAGGAAGAAAATAG
- a CDS encoding glycosyltransferase family 4 protein → MFNITRVGEIYKYYKLAHQAKKCVIISPIYWNITKYYKFKNDFEKVRLFENSQMYRQKILKGCTYIIASSNLEKEALKEDFDIASPIDVVYSGVEVEDESVPLYNFRERYKLNNYVLCVGCISVKKNQLTLAKVCNNLGIQLVLIGKVKDKDYFKQCIKFNNVMYLGFMDSYNIYNAYRFAKVHALVSFIEKPGMSSLEAAASGCNILSTIEGSAKEYFKDMAEYCNPYSEEDIYEALNRCFNRRKDSKLKKYVKENYNWSNYIKKVKEIYLKAESNFNEKYKNKC, encoded by the coding sequence TTGTTTAATATAACAAGAGTTGGTGAAATATATAAATATTATAAGTTAGCACATCAGGCGAAAAAATGTGTAATTATATCGCCTATATATTGGAATATAACTAAGTATTATAAATTCAAAAATGATTTTGAGAAAGTAAGGCTTTTTGAGAATTCTCAAATGTATAGACAAAAAATACTTAAAGGATGCACTTATATAATTGCTAGTAGTAATTTGGAAAAGGAAGCTTTAAAAGAAGATTTCGATATAGCTTCTCCTATAGACGTAGTATATAGCGGAGTTGAGGTAGAAGATGAGAGCGTTCCTCTTTATAATTTTAGGGAAAGATATAAACTTAACAATTATGTACTTTGTGTTGGCTGCATATCTGTAAAGAAAAATCAACTAACTTTAGCCAAAGTATGTAATAATCTTGGAATACAGTTGGTGTTAATAGGAAAAGTTAAGGATAAGGACTATTTTAAGCAGTGTATAAAATTTAATAATGTTATGTATTTAGGATTTATGGACAGCTATAACATATATAATGCCTATAGATTTGCTAAGGTTCATGCACTTGTAAGTTTTATAGAAAAACCAGGCATGTCCTCTTTAGAGGCAGCGGCATCAGGATGTAATATATTATCGACTATAGAAGGATCTGCAAAGGAGTATTTCAAAGACATGGCAGAGTATTGCAATCCTTATTCTGAGGAGGATATCTATGAAGCTTTAAATAGGTGTTTTAATAGGAGAAAAGATTCAAAGCTTAAAAAATATGTTAAGGAAAATTATAACTGGAGTAATTATATAAAAAAGGTAAAGGAAATATATTTAAAGGCAGAATCAAATTTTAATGAAAAATATAAAAATAAATGTTAG